A stretch of Peteryoungia algae DNA encodes these proteins:
- a CDS encoding S9 family peptidase, whose protein sequence is MSVFNNLPSPPAVAKKPVSDTRHGIARTDDYAWLRADNWQQMFKDTSILDPEIRAYLDAENTYMEAAMSDTKELQKVLFAEMKGRIKEDDSSIPMKDGPFAYGSAFVTGGEQPRYFRIPRDGDPKNESLRDLLLDGDKEAAGKDYFRLSGIDHTTDHAFGIWGYDDKGSEYYTLRIRDLKTKQDLDDVLENTAGGGVWAPDGQSFFYTLQDENHRPSKVFHHIVGRPQSEDRLVYEEKDPGFFMGVGGSLLDDFIFIDIHDHETSEYRLLSTKNLTAEPVLVAEREEGVEYSMTEGGDVFYILTNADDAKDFKIVEAPVSAPGKANWKEVVPHEPGRLILNHMAFARHLVWLERREGLPVIMIRDRTSGEEHSIAFAEEAYSLGLQGAAEYETDVIRFSYSSMTTPSQLFDYNMATRERTLLKTQEVPSGHKPEDYVTRRVFAEAHDGEMVPVTLLYRKDTKLDGSAPCLLYGYGAYGIAIPAGFNTNCLSLADRGFVYAIAHIRGGKDKGFSWYEDGKMEKKVNTFRDFIAAADHLVKENFTSFDRIIAEGGSAGGMLMGAVANMAPEKFAGIIAAVPFVDVLNTMLDDTLPLTPPEWPEWGNPIESEEEYRWIAAYSPYDNVEKKAYPPIIALSGLTDPRVTYWEPTKWIAKLRDSAPDAGPFLLKTNMAAGHGGKSGRFQRLEEIAFEYAYAIKVAGKM, encoded by the coding sequence TTGTCCGTCTTCAACAATCTGCCCTCCCCGCCCGCCGTCGCCAAGAAGCCCGTCTCCGATACCCGCCACGGGATCGCCAGAACGGACGATTATGCCTGGCTGCGTGCCGACAACTGGCAGCAGATGTTCAAGGATACCTCGATCCTCGACCCGGAGATCCGCGCATACCTGGACGCCGAGAACACCTATATGGAAGCGGCGATGTCGGACACGAAAGAGCTGCAAAAGGTGCTCTTTGCCGAGATGAAGGGACGCATCAAGGAAGACGATTCTTCCATTCCGATGAAGGACGGCCCTTTTGCCTATGGTTCGGCCTTTGTCACCGGCGGCGAGCAGCCGCGCTACTTCCGCATTCCCCGCGACGGCGACCCGAAAAATGAGAGCCTGCGCGACCTGCTGCTCGATGGAGACAAGGAAGCTGCCGGCAAGGATTATTTCCGCCTGTCAGGCATCGACCATACGACGGACCACGCCTTCGGCATCTGGGGTTATGACGACAAGGGCTCGGAATATTACACGCTGCGCATCCGTGATCTCAAGACCAAGCAGGATCTCGACGACGTGCTTGAGAACACCGCCGGCGGCGGTGTCTGGGCGCCGGACGGTCAGAGCTTCTTCTACACGCTGCAGGACGAGAACCATCGGCCGTCCAAGGTCTTCCACCATATTGTAGGACGGCCTCAGTCGGAGGATCGCCTGGTCTACGAGGAGAAGGATCCCGGCTTCTTCATGGGGGTCGGCGGCTCGCTGCTCGACGACTTCATCTTCATCGACATCCATGATCACGAGACTTCGGAATACCGCCTGCTCTCGACCAAGAACCTGACGGCCGAGCCCGTGCTGGTCGCCGAACGCGAGGAAGGTGTCGAGTATTCGATGACTGAAGGCGGCGACGTCTTCTACATCCTGACCAATGCCGACGATGCCAAGGACTTCAAGATCGTCGAGGCACCGGTGTCGGCACCGGGCAAGGCGAACTGGAAGGAAGTGGTGCCGCATGAGCCGGGCCGTCTGATCCTCAATCACATGGCCTTTGCCCGCCATCTCGTCTGGCTGGAACGCCGCGAGGGCCTGCCCGTCATCATGATCCGCGACCGCACCTCCGGCGAAGAGCACTCGATCGCCTTTGCCGAAGAAGCCTATTCGCTCGGGCTGCAGGGAGCTGCGGAATACGAGACCGATGTCATCCGCTTTTCCTATTCGTCGATGACGACGCCGTCCCAGCTCTTCGACTACAATATGGCGACGCGTGAACGCACGCTTCTGAAGACGCAGGAAGTGCCGTCCGGCCACAAGCCGGAAGATTACGTCACGCGCCGGGTCTTTGCCGAAGCGCATGACGGCGAGATGGTGCCGGTTACCCTGCTCTATCGGAAGGACACCAAGCTCGACGGCTCCGCCCCCTGCCTGCTCTATGGCTATGGCGCCTATGGCATTGCCATTCCCGCTGGCTTCAACACCAACTGCCTGTCGCTCGCCGATCGCGGCTTCGTCTATGCGATCGCGCATATCCGCGGCGGTAAGGACAAGGGCTTTTCCTGGTACGAAGACGGCAAGATGGAAAAGAAGGTCAATACCTTCAGGGACTTCATCGCGGCCGCCGACCATCTGGTGAAGGAGAACTTCACCTCGTTCGACCGGATCATTGCCGAGGGCGGGTCAGCGGGCGGCATGCTGATGGGGGCCGTTGCCAATATGGCGCCGGAGAAATTCGCCGGCATCATCGCCGCCGTTCCCTTTGTCGACGTGCTCAACACCATGCTCGACGATACCCTGCCGCTCACCCCGCCGGAATGGCCGGAATGGGGCAATCCGATCGAGTCGGAAGAGGAGTATCGCTGGATCGCGGCCTATAGCCCCTACGACAATGTGGAGAAGAAGGCCTATCCGCCGATCATCGCGCTTTCTGGTCTCACCGACCCGCGCGTGACCTATTGGGAGCCGACCAAGTGGATCGCCAAACTGCGCGATAGCGCCCCCGACGCCGGCCCGTTCCTTTTGAAGACCAACATGGCCGCCGGCCATGGCGGGAAATCGGGACGCTTCCAGCGGCTCGAAGAGATCGCATTCGAATATGCCTATGCGATCAAGGTGGCGGGAAAGATGTGA